One genomic segment of Arachis duranensis cultivar V14167 chromosome 4, aradu.V14167.gnm2.J7QH, whole genome shotgun sequence includes these proteins:
- the LOC107484587 gene encoding PRA1 family protein A1: MDWGNVTAEDLVDALREVDWSSPPRPLSEFFSRFTVPRSSSKWDSRFKCNLYYYRTNYFLLIVSVLILGFLRRPLAIVAALLTALSIAFLNDSFAGTFSERVTRTVRQFSPHLAAKMRPPLTPVIRGRPSSKRAIYICGRPRWVFVLIFSSASFILWFVSAGLLTVLWALAFGLLATILHASFRTPNLKARLNTFREEFRAVWRNYSEL; encoded by the exons ATGGATTGGGGAAATGTTACAGCGGAGGATCTGGTGGACGCTCTCCGGGAGGTGGACTGGTCGTCGCCGCCGCGTCCCTTGTCGGAGTTCTTCTCGCGGTTCACGGTGCCGAGATCCTCCTCCAAATGGGATAGCCGCTTCAAATGCAATCTCTACTA CTATCGGACCAACTACTTCCTTTTGATTGTTTCTGTTCTCA TATTGGGTTTTCTTCGGAGGCCACTGGCTATAGTAGCTGCGCTTCTTACCGCCCTTAGCATCGCTTTCCTAAATGACAG CTTTGCAGGTACCTTTAGTGAGAGAGTGACAAGAACAGTTAGGCAGTTTTCACCACATTTAGCTGCCAAGATGAGACCTCCCCTTAC GCCTGTTATACGGGGACGTCCATCATCTAAGAGAGCGATTTATATATGTGGTCGGCCACGTTGGGTGTTTgtcttgatattttcttctg CAAGTTTCATCCTTTGGTTTGTCTCTGCTGGTCTTCTAACTGTTTTGTGGGCACTTGCATTTGGTCTTCTTG CTACCATCCTGCATGCAAGCTTTAGAACCCCTAACTTGAAAGCACGTCTAAACACATTCCGAGAAGAATTTCGTGCAGTATGGCGCAATTATAGTGAGCTATAG
- the LOC107484579 gene encoding uncharacterized protein LOC107484579, with amino-acid sequence MFQFCEYGLSNSKMDLPNCDNQLDVAVRKTSLRDLQSDDKMKKLTFVSSSLLKDKDVGPDSNNVFGSKRLLPHFSVNHLIQQSIGNNAANGHLLYARRKSEVELGKSIACENPSINDYCRYLSQLCCEQETAQIKPLIKVPKVSCFPTFAHFPMTSSMSSSRKPSVPISLRKSPLRLSPVESNYMIASSGPASGNPKGLKSVHWEEQYQQLQMFLRKLDHSDQEEYILILRSLSFVELSRHAIELEKRSIQLSLEEGMCETEPYLDDGSTSELSGQWTDGWSTNSSDEDDSNGSEEPHSHEGDSGPADSEFQGCDGGGCDVDASIEDHENSRNIIGEQFSSPDLVNGSALLSTEFTGVEYAYTRYAAYAKDIGFSVEKGDSVKDEVGNIVRKFFYYNWQGLREK; translated from the exons ATGTTCCAATTTTGTGAGTATGGTTTGAGCAATTCTAAAATGGACTTGCCTAATTGTGATAACCAGCTGGATGTTGCCGTAAGGAAGACATCTCTGAGAGATCTACAGAGTGATGATAAAATGAAAAAGCTAACCTTTGTAAGCTCTTCATTGTTGAAGGATAAAGATGTTGGTCCTGATTCTAATAATGTTTTTGGCTCCAAGAGACTCTTGCCTCATTTCTCAGTGAATCACCTTATTCAACAATCTATTGGAAATAATGCTGCAAATGGACATCTTTTGTATGCTCGCAGAAAATCAGAGGTAGAATTGGGCAAGAGCATTGCTTGCGAAAATCCAAGTATTAATGATTATTGTCGGTATTTGAGCCAGCTTTGTTGTGAACAGGAGACTGCTCAAATAAAGCCTCTGATAAAGGTGCCAAAGGTTTCATGTTTTCCAACATTTGCACATTTTCCAATGACTTCCTCAATGAGCTCATCCAGAAAGCCTTCTGTTCCTATTTCTCTTAGGAAATCTCCCCTGAGGCTATCACCGGTTGAGTCGAATTATATGATAGCTTCTTCTGGCCCTGCCAGTGGTAATCCAAAGGGATTGAAAAGTGTGCATTGGGAGGAACAATACCAACAATTGCAGATGTTTTTAAGGAAACTAGACCATTCTGACCAAGAGGAATATATCCTAA TTCTTCGATCACTTTCCTTTGTGGAACTTAGTAGACATGCGATAGAACTAGAGAAGAGATCAATTCAGCTATCACTAGAGGAAG GGATGTGTGAGACTGAGCCATATTTGGACGATGGAAGCACGTCAGAGTTGTCAGGCCAATGGACTGATGGTTGGAGCACCAATTCGAGTGACGAAGATGATTCAAACGGGTCGGAGGAACCGCATAGTCATGAAGGTGATAGTGGCCCTGCAGACAGTGAATTCCAAGGTTGCGATGGTGGTGGATGCGATGTAGATGCCTCAATAGAGGATCATGAGAACTCAAGGAATATCATCGGTGAACAATTCAGCAGTCCAGACCTAGTGAATGGTTCTGCGTTGTTATCTACAGAGTTTACTGGGGTTGAATATGCCTACACAAGGTATGCGGCGTATGCGAAGGATATTGGGTTTTCTGTGGAAAAGGGAGATTCTGTTAAAGATGAGGTGGGGAATATTGTCAGAAAGTTTTTCTATTACAATTGGCAAGGGCTGCGGGAAAAGTAA